CAGCAAGGCCTTCAGATTATCTATATTGATAAATGCGATCATGTCATTCTTGAGTTTATTGAGAAAGTCCTCAGCGCGGTTGCTGATTTCAGTAACTACTTCCCTTGGAAGGTCATTAGCCGCTTCAACAAAACTATTTTCGGCCTTATACCAGGCATTTGTGATTTCATTTATATAGACTGGAGTATTATCAATCAAGTCAATTGCCTCGGTGACTGCCGTCGTAGTCAGGAAATAGCCAGCGACCACAATGAGCAATACGAAGAGGAGGAAAACTGTCAAGACTGCCAAGCGCCGTCCGCTTTTGAATCTTTTCTGGAAGTATAAGACTGCAGGCTCAAGAAAAAGGGCAGTGATCAAAGCAGCAATCAACGGGATGGATACCGGCAGGATAATGTAGAGAATTGCTGCAACTAAGATGGTGATTAATGCAATTATGATCGTGCGTTTAGTGAAAATACCGGACAAGTGAAACTCCTTTCTATACTCCTGATGAGTATATACCTCTAAAAAGCATTGTATTAAGGTCAACTAAGCCTTAATTGTCAAAAAGCGCAAAAAATTCCTTAACACTTAAATTATAGTACGCATTTAATATAAGAAACAACAAAAATCCGCTATTATCCATGTGTTTTTGTAAACTTTGTTGATTTTTAAACAGACTGGTCCTTTAAATGAACGTTTGAAAGTTAAGTTCATATGTCTGCCGATGAAAATCAGGTTCCGCAACCTTATAGAGGGGTGAGGGAATGAAGGAGTCTAGAAAAGTCATGCCTCTGGAATATAGAGAGGTATGCCGTGCGGTCTGTGCGATTGTCCATGCCAATATAAATGACAGTCCTTTTTTTCACCAGTCTAAGGTAAAGGCCAGGATTTCTCGATTACGAAGAAACTCATTCGCTGATAATGGGGTCTTCGTTGAACTTGACCAGGGAATTGTGAAAATAAAAGTATATGTTGACACTATAGCAGGTGAAAATCCGATTCTTCTTAATGCAATGGTGCTTCAGAAAAACATAGAAGAGGAGATTGTGCTGCTAACTTCTATTATGCCCAAGAAGATTGATATCTTCATTACGGGCCTGAATATAAAAAAGACGCAATGATTGCGTCTTTTTCATTGATATTAAATCGCGAATGTTTCTACTTCAGCTTTTACATCTTTTAAAAGCTTTTCGCATTGGCTGACAAGTGCTTTCGGGAATTGCTCGCCTTCCCCATACTCAACGCCATGTGGATAATAATGTTTTCCTAGTAAAGGAGTCATCAATTGAATGATCGCTTTATGTGCACCAACATCTCCCTCGTGGACATAGCCTTGGACACGCAGATAAAACGTTCCTTCCTTGACCACTAGCTTTTTGTCATAGGTTACTCTCTCATAGTCCCATTGTCCTTCACGTACCAGACCGTGTTCTAACATAACCTCATCAAGACGGTTCAAGTCCGCTTTCAGGTTTTCAATACCTGTATTTTCGAATTTCATCCTTTTCCCTCCTAAAACACACTACAGTAATATCGCCTAATAAAGATTATATCTCAAATTTAATAATAGTAAAAATATGATTAAGTTGCAATGAATATAAAAGTGAATTTCTTAGCTTTACGTTCTGCTATCAAAGGTAATATACGGGGAAATAAGATTTATCTAATTTAAGGCATAATTAACATCATACGGGCTACCCTAACAGTGAGAATAAGCTTTGATTCTTAAGGAGGAAAAATAGTGCGTAAAATTAGTGATATAATGACTAGCGATGTTGAAACCTGCAGTTTGCTGGATAATGTATTCGAAGTGGCAGTCAAAATGAAGGAATGGAATGTTGGATCCATTCCAATTGTAGACGAGGATAAGCTCGTAGGCATGATTACCGACAGGGACATAGTCATTAGAGGAATAGCAGAGAAACATCCACCGTCTTCAAAAGTGGAAAGTGTAATGAGTGACCATCTTGTCACAGCCACACCGGATATGACGACCAAAGAAGCAACCAGACTAATGGCGGAACACCAAATAAGAAGGCTGCCAGTAGTCGAAGGAGATACACTAGTAGGGATTGTCGCTTTAGGAGACTTTGCTGTAGATGAAATGACAGACGAACAGGCCCAGCACGCTCTATCAGAAATATCAGAGCCGGGAAATCATATGCAATAATCTAAGGCACTCATATTGGGTGCCTTTTTGTCATTAACAGGCCAGGTGATCTGCTTTTCTCCTGAATTTTGTTGTTTGATTTTATATAGAACAAACGGTATGTTAGGAGTAGGTCAAACAAGTTAAAGAATAAATTTTTTAGCCTATAGAAGACTTCTATTAAAAACATCGCTATAAATGATATAATAATTTCAAAAAACATTCATATAGTGATAGAGAGAGAATCGTGTCTTTTGACTCACAAAAGAGTAACAGGCGATTGTCAATAAGGGGGGATCTACCTGCGAACGATTGTAAGGATTTTAATCTTTGCTGCAATTTTTTTACTTATTGGTTTATACATGGGATATAACAAGGAAGATAATGATGAATTGGTAATCGAACAGAAGTCGACTCCTAAAGTAGATGAATCCCTCAAAAAGGACATAAGTGAACAAAGTATCAGTGAGGGAATTGAGCAGCCATCACAAGGTGTCGGTTCCTTGTTAGGAAAGGAAATCGACTCTCTTAAAGAGACCTTAGGAGACCCATCGAGAGTGGACCTATCAGCCTATGGTTTCCATTGGTGGATCTTTAACAATGACCCAGATGAATATATCCAGGCTGGTGTCTTGGATGGAAAGGTCGTGACGGCTTATGGCATTGGACCTTCAGTCAATGTACAGCCATTTAAAATTGGCCAGCGCATTGAGGAAATTTTCTCCATGAACGTTATTGAGCCAGATGTAACATTTGAATATAATGGAAGCTCTTATAAGTTCGAGCTTTCCGAGCAGGATATGAACACCCGTCCTATTATAAAAATGGGAGAGTACTTTGTACAGCTCTATATTGATAAATTCACTAGTTCTGTTTCGAGCATCCGGTATATGGACAAAGAAACGATTGTTAAGCAGCGTCCATATGAAATGGTCTACAGGGGAAGTTTGATAGAACCGCCAGTGCTTTCGGAAGGTGATTGGATCAGGATTGAAGCCGGTCTCGAAAAACAGATCCTAGACATTACAAATGCGATCAGATCAAGGCATGAGCTTTCAAAGCTTGAATGGGATGAAAAAACAGCAGAAGTAGCATATGCCCATAGCAAGGATATGGCCATTGAAGATTATTTCTCGCATGAGTCAGACAAGTACGGGGATTTATCTGAAAGGCTTAAAGCGGCAGAGATTTTGTATCAATTAGCTGGCGAAAACATTGCAGCTAACTATACAGATGGACCAGCCGTTGTCGAAGGCTGGCTGAATAGTGAATCCCACCGTGAGGCATTATTAAACGAAGAATTTACGCATCTTGGTGTAGGGGTATATCAAAGGCACTATACCCAGAACTTTTTGAAAATGTGGGAAGAACCACAACAGTAATGGCTATTTTACATTCATCCATAAGATAGAAAAAGAGCATGCACCAGGTCATGCTCTTTTGTTTTGCTTGATTGTCCTATTGACTGAGAAGAAACCCTGTTTCCAATTACCATATAAATGGACCATTTCTCCTTCGGTATAAAGAGGAGGAATTGCTCCCTTCCTTAATGGTGTCACTTTTTTTACAGTCAATTCCTTTGAGCCAGTGTTGATTTTTAAAACGATAATATAGTTATATCGATGATAATAAAACCGCTCTTTATATTCCGTAACCTCGATGATCTTTCCGCTTACGATCGCTTCCTCAGGAATGTTTTCAAGTTGGATCCATTCCTGGAAATTCGCTTGCATTTCTTTCTTCGTCAACCAGTAAAAATAAGCAAGGACAATCGGAATCACAATTGCTGTAACCATTATTGATCACCCTATTTATGCTGTTTTTTTACAACGAAAAAGCTGCCGGAAGAATGCGCAATTTTTTTGCCGTCAGACCTGAATACATCGGCTTCAAGGACGATGGTACTTCTGCCTTGATGGATCAGCGTCGCTTTACAATGGAGATTGTCGCCTATTCCGGGTGCAAGGTAATGGATGTTTATTTGTGATGTGACAGCTGCGTAGCCTTCTGGAAGCAGTTTATTTGCTAATGTGCCCATCGCCGTGTCGAGGATCGTGGCAGTAAAGCCGCCATGAACTATGCCCAGTGTATTATCGAGCACATTTGTGATTGGAATATCAATTTCGCAAGTTTCATGATCGAGTCTCCTATCCATATGCAGGAGGCCATCAATGTACGTGCTGTTTTTACCGCTAAGTTTATTTTTCACTCCTGAAAGTACCGTTTTAAGTGCTTCAATCTCCTGTTCGCCTGATAGCGAGATGCATTCGTCTAAAAGCTGCTGCAATTCTTTTTCCACTATATTATTACCTCTTTCTGAATGGCTCTGTTCCTTAGAGTTTTATATCAATAAAATTATCTTAAAAAAGCCACCTTCTTATTCTGTTTTTTATTTTAACACTTTAAAAAAGTTAGATGAAGCTAAAAGCAAGCAGATTCACATGCAAGCAAGGATTCACCAAAAATGATGGTTCTCATATGCTATTATAGGCATTTGTTACACTGTGAGGTGAAAGCTATGGCCAAAAAGAAACTTCATCCCTCTGTTGAGAAGTTCAAGGAATTTGTGAAGAGCCATCCAGAGCTCGTGCAGGAAGTCAGGAAAGGCAATACGACCTGGCAGGAAATGTACGAGGATTGGTACCTGCTGGGCGAGGATGACCCAAAATGGAACAAGAGCAGTAATGAAAAGGACGAAAAAAGCGAAGAAAAGGAAAAGAAAACGGATTGGTTAGGGACGGTCATGGGGGCTGTTAAAAATATGGATCCCGAACAGGTTCAAGGACAAATCCATAATATAAGCCAGGCACTCGGAGCAATCCAGGGTGTGCTTTCTCAGTTCCAGGGAAGCAAAGGCGGACAGCAGCCATCGAATAGTTCAGGACCTTCACATCCTTTCTCCTTCAGGCAGGATTAGAACGGAGGCTAAAAATGCGCAAAGATGTCATGGAGCAATTGCGATCGAATAAAGAATTGATTGAGTTCGTGCGGTCTCAGCCACACTGGTACAGGAAACTGAGCAGGGATCCCAGGGATATTTATTCTGCAGAGATCGCGGCACTGCATCATTTTGAAAAAACGATCCCTCATAAGGTTCAAAAGTTCTCCAATAATATCCAGATGGCGTCCATGATGATGCATATGTTCTCGAGCATGAATTCCCAATCTTGAACAAGCTTTCTTCTGAATGAGGAAAGCTTTGTTTGCTTTTAGAAAGTAAAACAAGCAGGCATGTAAGGCCCTTCGGTTGGTGCTGGACGGAAAGTTTAGCATTTCTGGCAGTTTCATGGTAAAATGAGGTTCGGAGGTGAGCCAGCATTGCTTGCTGTTACATCAGAAAGAGTACTATTGTTGGAAGAAGCTGAACAGTTAGTCAGCATGATTTTACAATCAGATATTGCCGAATATTATCGGGAATGTTTATATAAGGTGAAGAATAATCCGGAGACAAAGAGGAAGGTTCGGGACTTTGTGGACATGAAGGAGCGCTATGAAGAGGTTCAGCGTTTCGGGAAGTACCATCCTGACTATAAGGAAGTCATGGGACAGATCAGGATAGTGAAAAGAGACCTGGATATGGATGAGGTTATTGCCGAATTCAAAAAAGCGGAAAATGATTTGCAAAATATGCTTGATGAGGTTAGCGTCATCATCGGCAGATCCGTTTCGGATAGCGTGAAGGTTCCTACCGGCAATCCATTCTTCGAGAGCTCTTGCGGAGGCGGCTGTGGCAGCGGAGGAAGCTGTGGGTGCTCTGCTTAAATCGGTACAAAAAGCATGGATGATCCATGCTTTTTTCTTTTGATTTGAGCTTTGTTTAGGTTCAATGCCATGTTTAATATGATTGATGATTGAAAAAACTGGTTTTTGTATGCTAGACTAGTACAAAGCAAACGTTTACCGAAGGGGAAAAAGAATATGATAGGACAGAGGCAGGGAATCATCGTCTGGCTGTATTCATTAAAACAAGCCAAGATGCTTAGAAGATTTGGAAATGTTCATTTTGTCTCGAAAAAATTGAAATATGCAGTAATATATTGCAATCTTGATGAGGCAGAGTCGCTGATGGAGAAAATCAATTCATATTCGTTTGTTAAAAAGGTGGAACCTTCCTATAAACCATTCTTAAAGATGGAATTCGAAAACTCATCCCCTGATAAAGCAAAAGAATATGACTATAAGATGGGAATATAGAAACAAACTAGTAAAAGGTGAGGGGAATCCCCTCACCTTTTTATTTTCCATTCTACTATTGTAGCGGCGGAATATAGTGGTTCAGCCTTAAAATGCCTATTAGGTGCTGATAGTACAATTCTTTTTCAGGGAACATGGTTGATGGCTTTGCATCAAATTCAATGATTGTTTTCCCAAGTTCAGAGGCGAGTTCCGCGAACATGTCGAAGCGTTTGTTATTCAAGACATGAGGGTTTGGAATGCCTTCTCTGCATACGTAAAGGGCCTGGAATTTCCCTGGATCTGTTGGTTTGAGCACAACGACAAGGGAAGTTACCTCTTTTTCATTTATTTTTGTATGGATCGCCATTAAGTGCATCAGTCGATGCTGGTTTGCCCTGGCAGTTTCTAATAGTTCGTAAAGATCGGAATATCCTTCTCCAAGCTCTATAAAGCGCTGAATCAATCTGAATTACCCCTTCCAACTTTTCATTCCTTCATACTTTACCATTTGTGGCAAAAAAATTGAAGCGTTTGTCAGACTTGACTTTTTTTATAAATTTTAAAGTTTATCTTACTCTTGTCTATTGTTTTTGCTATTTTATTAAGTAGAAGAGATTGGGGAGTCAGGCAATGAAAAAAGTATCCATCTTGATGATATCAGGATTAATGATTATTATTTGCGCGGTCGTTTTTTGGCAGTGGCATGTATATTCAAAAGACAGCGACAAACCAGCTGAACCAAAGGAAGAGTTATCGATTATTGCTTCGGTGAAGGTTGAGGCGAATCAGCTCCGGGTAAAACAGACTTTTCAAGGTCTTGACGCGAATCGAAAATATGAGGCTCTAATTCCGGCACAAGTGTCAGAGATCAAGTGCACCGATGCAGCAGGAAAGCCTTGTGAAGATGGAGTTGCAAAATTGCCAAAGGGAAAGGACATCCAGTTTGAATACATGATTAAAACAGGCTCGGGGTTCTCGCTTCTATTGAATGATTGGATGGTTGTACTGAAGGATGCAGAGGTCACCAAGTCGAGAATTGAAATCGTAGACCACTATAACCGCAAAGGAACCTGGGCTGCCGGGCTACCATTGAAGGGCTTTAAGCAAACGGAGCTGCTGCACTATTATGTGTTTGAAGGGGTGAATTCAAATCCTTCTTTATATTGGCAGGAAAAACCTCTTTTTAAACTAAGCGGACAAAAGGAGATACAATATTATACCAGTCAGAAGGACCAGGCTATCTATGAATTTGATAGTCTGGGAATCCTTTCTGGCCAACATTTATCTGTGGTCATCACAGATGGCCACAGATCTGTTCTGGGCAACGGGCTTTTGCTGGCTGGAAATAAGCTGACTGACAAGGAGCTTGAGCGGAAAATGGCCATAGTTTTATTGGCGTCAAAGTTTGAAACAGAAATGGGCATGGAAGGATTCACTCTTGAGACTCTCGCGTCACTGGTTATCAAACAGGAACCGGAGAATGCGAAAAGCAAGTCGATGGCTGCAGAGCTTAGAAATACATTGTCTGCAGAAGAAACAGTTGATTTTATCACTTATTTTTCTGAAGAGGAACATCTCGATGGCAGCTTGCTTGATGAGTACTTGTCATCGATCAGAGGAATGAATACGAAGTTCTTCTTACAGAACCGCCAAGAAAATCAAGCAGTTTACCCATTGCTTTTCACAGATGCAAGGAGTGTCATCGTGAATGAAATGGAAAGCGATGAACTGGAGGTTGTGGTCAGAGGTGATAAGCACTTGTTTCCTTTGGTTCCTACACTGGGTGCGTTAGGGTATAAAACCAACATAGGAACTGATTTTACTGTCATGGAATTCTCTTCTGACACCAGGAATTATCACTTCAACTTAAAAAGTAAGACATTCATTCTTAATGGCCAAAGCTTTGGACTTCTTGAGAATCCCTTTCAGTACATACATGGCGAATGGTACCTGGAAAAGTACTGGTTTCCAGGAATTTTTAAAGTGGAAATTACCGAAAATGATGACAGCTTCATTCTTGAATCATAATGGCTTTTGCGTAATTCCTTAGGCAAAAAAAAAGCCCTGCAGTTTCTGCAGGGTCCTTCTATATCCTGTCAACAGGATAGAAGGCAAAGGGAGAGGAGAAACCGGAGGAAGAACTTATGGGGAAACGTAAGTCTTCTCCGCGGTTGGCAACAACATCCTCAAATTGATGTTGTTAATCATCATTATTTCCACATTAGGAAGGGATATACACTTATTTGGTTAATTTTTTATATGTGTGGTAGGATAAGGGAGTAATTTACATAAGTTTAAAACGCTTAAATGATTGAGGAGTACAAAATATGAGAGTTGTATCAGGTGAATTTAAGGGGCGCGTTTTGAAAGCGGTACCGGGAACATCAACAAGGCCTACTACTGACAAAGTAAAGGAATCGCTATTCAATATGATTGGCCCTTATTTTTCAGGAGGAATCGGCCTTGACTTATTCGCAGGAAGCGGAGGGCTGGGAATTGAAGCTCTAAGCAGGGGCCTTGAAAAAGTTATCTTTGTCGACCGAGAGGGCAAGGCAATTCATGTCATTAATGAAAATCTGAAATCCTGCGGTTTGGAAGAAAAAGCCGAGGTATACCGGAACGATGCTATCAGGGCGTTGAAGGCGATTCAAAAAAGAGATCTAAAGTTCGATTATATATTCTTGGATCCTCCATATAAGAAGCAGCAGTTGGTCAAGCTGTTGGAACTGATTGATAAAGAAGGCCTTGTTCATCAGGATGGGTTGATCGTCTGCGAGCATGCCTCTGAGATTACCCTGCCTGCTCAGGTAGGTGGGCTTGTCCAGTCAAGAAACGAAAAATATGGAATAATCGGGATTACTCTCTATAAAGTTGAGGCAGAAGACGAGGGGGAAGTTTAAGTGGCAAGAGTTGCAGTTTGTCCAGGCAGTTTCGATCCGATTACCCTTGGGCATTTGGATATCATTACAAGAGCAGCAAAAGTATTTGATGAGATTTATGTAGTTGTTTTAAATAATTCTTCAAAGAAACCATTGTTTTCTGTGGAGGAAAGAATCCAACTTATCGAACAGGTGACAAAGGGAATCGCCAATGTAAAAGTAGATTCCTTTCAGGGTTTGCTCGTTGATTATGCAGAGAGCGTCAACGCAAATGCAATCATCAGGGGCTTGCGAGCTGTTTCGGACTTTGAATATGAGATGCAAATCACATCCATGAACAGGGTTTTAAGTGATAAAATCGAGACATTCTTCATAATGACAAACAACCAGTATTCTTTCTTGAGTTCAAGTATCGTTAAAGAGGTTGCAAAATATGATGGGAAAATATCCGAATTGGTTCCACCTGAGGTCGAAGAGGCTTTACTGACAAAATTCAAAAACGAAGAAAAGGAATAACGGGCAGATTATGCCCGTTATTTTTCTTTCAATATCCGATTTCCAAGCAACCAAACATAAACGAGCAAACTGCCGATTGTTATTAGCGGTCCGACCGTGATAAGCATATTGTGTGCCTCTGCCAGGCGGCTGCCTTCTGAAGTAAGGTATTCCATTACAGGGAGGGCATTGGAAGGCTGCCCATCTTCAAAAAATCGAACATATACCGGTTTCCATAGAATAAAAGCATAAAAGGCCGCAAAGAAACCGTGAATGATTCTAGCAAAAAAGAAAGGCTGGAAGCGTATATCTGTCTGGGCAAGGATGCTTGCAACCTGGGCCTGGACGCTGAACCCACTGAATGCGAGGATGAAGCTGGTTATGACTGCCTGATGCATCAAAGTGGATTCCTGGATCTGGCTGGTCATCTGACTGCCGAGCGTGATTTCGAATAAACCGGAAATGAAAGGCAAGCTAAGCATATCCGTCATGCCAAGCATCATCAGCAGGATTTCCAGAAATTCGGCCAGAAATGCTGTGATGTGAAGATGGAATAATAGTTTATTAATGACTGAGAATAAGATAATGAATCCGCCAATCATCAACAGTGTCTGGATGGAGGACATAACGGCGTCACCCAGCAGTTTTCCGATCGGGCGGTTGTCTTTTAGCCTTGTCCGGTGCAATGCCGCAAATGCATCTCTGATCGAAAGGTTTTTTTCCTTTTCCTTTTCCTTTGTTGTATTTTCTTCGTTTCTGCCATAGAACCTCATAATCAATCCTACGCTGATGTTCCCTAGGTAGTGGGCCAGTGCCAGAATAACACCGAGCTGTACATTATAGAAAAAACCAACTGAGACGGCCCCAAAAATGAATAACGGATTGGACGAATTTGTGAAGGATACAAGCCTTTCTGCTTCAATTTTTGTCAGCTGCCCCTCCTGTCGCATCCTGGCTGTAAGCTTTGCACCGGCAGGGAAACCGGAAGCCATGCCCATAGCCCAGACAAAACCGCCAACACCGGGAACTCTGAACAGCGGCCGCATCAGAGGTTCTAACAAAACACCAATAAAGCGTACAACACCGAATCCAATCAGCATTTCTGAAACGATGAAAAAAGGAAGGAGTGAGGGAAAAACAATTTCCCACCACATATTCAAGCCTCTTATCGAAGCATCAAAAGATTGCTGAGGAAAAGCAATGAGTGAAGCAGCCAGCAAAGTTACGGAGGCTGCAAGGAAAAGTGTTTTTATTCTGGATTTAAGCACCTGATATCCTCCTTCCTGCAGTCATGCTGTGAAACTGTTTTAATCAATGGTAAAATAGAAGGAACTCACCAGAAAGGGGCATTCCTGTTAAAAACACGATTACTCGTGCATCCTTTAAGCACATAGGATGCCCTATGATACTGGTTATTGACTTCCCATTTTGTCCGTTCAGACTGCTTGTATATTTCGAATATCCTAGAAGCTGTATATCTACTTGAAACCAGGCTCTTTCCCAGGAAAATCTATGTACGTAAATGCTAGTTGCCTCTGCAAAAGAAAAGATAAGGAAAGAACTGAAAAATACATAAATGTTGTTTAGTTGTCACCCTTGTCCTCATATAAATCAATATACTCGCTGAACATTAATTTAGACCAAGTTTAGCCTGTACCTGAAAAAATCATGGTTTTAAGGGAGGAAAAAGCTTTGGCAGGTCCAAAGGTAGGTTTAGCTCTTGGATCAGGTGGAGCACGGGGGTTCGCCCATCTGGGTGTCATTAAGGTTCTCAAGGATGAAGGCATTCCTATTGATTTAATTGCCGGAAGCAGCATGGGAGCG
This portion of the Mesobacillus sp. S13 genome encodes:
- a CDS encoding YugN family protein, which translates into the protein MKFENTGIENLKADLNRLDEVMLEHGLVREGQWDYERVTYDKKLVVKEGTFYLRVQGYVHEGDVGAHKAIIQLMTPLLGKHYYPHGVEYGEGEQFPKALVSQCEKLLKDVKAEVETFAI
- a CDS encoding CBS domain-containing protein, coding for MRKISDIMTSDVETCSLLDNVFEVAVKMKEWNVGSIPIVDEDKLVGMITDRDIVIRGIAEKHPPSSKVESVMSDHLVTATPDMTTKEATRLMAEHQIRRLPVVEGDTLVGIVALGDFAVDEMTDEQAQHALSEISEPGNHMQ
- a CDS encoding CAP domain-containing protein; this translates as MRTIVRILIFAAIFLLIGLYMGYNKEDNDELVIEQKSTPKVDESLKKDISEQSISEGIEQPSQGVGSLLGKEIDSLKETLGDPSRVDLSAYGFHWWIFNNDPDEYIQAGVLDGKVVTAYGIGPSVNVQPFKIGQRIEEIFSMNVIEPDVTFEYNGSSYKFELSEQDMNTRPIIKMGEYFVQLYIDKFTSSVSSIRYMDKETIVKQRPYEMVYRGSLIEPPVLSEGDWIRIEAGLEKQILDITNAIRSRHELSKLEWDEKTAEVAYAHSKDMAIEDYFSHESDKYGDLSERLKAAEILYQLAGENIAANYTDGPAVVEGWLNSESHREALLNEEFTHLGVGVYQRHYTQNFLKMWEEPQQ
- a CDS encoding PaaI family thioesterase, which produces MEKELQQLLDECISLSGEQEIEALKTVLSGVKNKLSGKNSTYIDGLLHMDRRLDHETCEIDIPITNVLDNTLGIVHGGFTATILDTAMGTLANKLLPEGYAAVTSQINIHYLAPGIGDNLHCKATLIHQGRSTIVLEADVFRSDGKKIAHSSGSFFVVKKQHK
- a CDS encoding YlbD family protein, coding for MAKKKLHPSVEKFKEFVKSHPELVQEVRKGNTTWQEMYEDWYLLGEDDPKWNKSSNEKDEKSEEKEKKTDWLGTVMGAVKNMDPEQVQGQIHNISQALGAIQGVLSQFQGSKGGQQPSNSSGPSHPFSFRQD
- a CDS encoding YlbE-like family protein; protein product: MRKDVMEQLRSNKELIEFVRSQPHWYRKLSRDPRDIYSAEIAALHHFEKTIPHKVQKFSNNIQMASMMMHMFSSMNSQS
- a CDS encoding YlbF family regulator; this encodes MRFGGEPALLAVTSERVLLLEEAEQLVSMILQSDIAEYYRECLYKVKNNPETKRKVRDFVDMKERYEEVQRFGKYHPDYKEVMGQIRIVKRDLDMDEVIAEFKKAENDLQNMLDEVSVIIGRSVSDSVKVPTGNPFFESSCGGGCGSGGSCGCSA
- a CDS encoding YlbG family protein — protein: MIGQRQGIIVWLYSLKQAKMLRRFGNVHFVSKKLKYAVIYCNLDEAESLMEKINSYSFVKKVEPSYKPFLKMEFENSSPDKAKEYDYKMGI
- a CDS encoding methylthioribose kinase, which encodes MIQRFIELGEGYSDLYELLETARANQHRLMHLMAIHTKINEKEVTSLVVVLKPTDPGKFQALYVCREGIPNPHVLNNKRFDMFAELASELGKTIIEFDAKPSTMFPEKELYYQHLIGILRLNHYIPPLQ
- the rsmD gene encoding 16S rRNA (guanine(966)-N(2))-methyltransferase RsmD → MRVVSGEFKGRVLKAVPGTSTRPTTDKVKESLFNMIGPYFSGGIGLDLFAGSGGLGIEALSRGLEKVIFVDREGKAIHVINENLKSCGLEEKAEVYRNDAIRALKAIQKRDLKFDYIFLDPPYKKQQLVKLLELIDKEGLVHQDGLIVCEHASEITLPAQVGGLVQSRNEKYGIIGITLYKVEAEDEGEV
- the coaD gene encoding pantetheine-phosphate adenylyltransferase — protein: MARVAVCPGSFDPITLGHLDIITRAAKVFDEIYVVVLNNSSKKPLFSVEERIQLIEQVTKGIANVKVDSFQGLLVDYAESVNANAIIRGLRAVSDFEYEMQITSMNRVLSDKIETFFIMTNNQYSFLSSSIVKEVAKYDGKISELVPPEVEEALLTKFKNEEKE
- the ylbJ gene encoding sporulation integral membrane protein YlbJ, whose protein sequence is MLKSRIKTLFLAASVTLLAASLIAFPQQSFDASIRGLNMWWEIVFPSLLPFFIVSEMLIGFGVVRFIGVLLEPLMRPLFRVPGVGGFVWAMGMASGFPAGAKLTARMRQEGQLTKIEAERLVSFTNSSNPLFIFGAVSVGFFYNVQLGVILALAHYLGNISVGLIMRFYGRNEENTTKEKEKEKNLSIRDAFAALHRTRLKDNRPIGKLLGDAVMSSIQTLLMIGGFIILFSVINKLLFHLHITAFLAEFLEILLMMLGMTDMLSLPFISGLFEITLGSQMTSQIQESTLMHQAVITSFILAFSGFSVQAQVASILAQTDIRFQPFFFARIIHGFFAAFYAFILWKPVYVRFFEDGQPSNALPVMEYLTSEGSRLAEAHNMLITVGPLITIGSLLVYVWLLGNRILKEK